TCCGCGTTCGTTCACTACTACCATTGCGTTGTCCTCAAATGACAGACGAAGACCGGAAACTCTCCGGATCTCTTTCTTCTGTCTGATGACGACTGCCTTCACGAGCTTCTTACGCATGTCGGGAGTGCCTTTCTTGACCGTGACCGTTCCCATATCGCCAAGACCCAGTTTGGGCTGGCGGCGGCGTACGCCATGGTAGCGGTCGACAGAAACAATTTCCACCTGCCGTGCACCGGTGTTGTCGGCGCAGGTAAGGCGGCTGCCGGTTGAGATTGCACGGGGTGTACGCGATTGTTTCGCTTTCATTCCGTCATCACCTCAACGACAACAAATTTCTTGGTCTTTGAGAGTGGGCGGCATTCGGCAATCTTTACCATGTCGCCTACTCTGATATCGATGCAGGGGGGATGATGTGCATGAATATTTGAACTGCGTTTTTCGTAACGCTTGTATTTCTTCACATAATGCAGATAGTCACGGGTGACTACTACTGATCCCTGCATCCGGTCACTCACGACCTTACCGGTAATCACCTGGCCGCGCACCGGTAAAGTGCCGTGAAATGGACAGTTCACGTCATCACATTCCTTTTCCGGAATGGGGACGTTCAATCCTGTGTTTTTAGCCATTATTTACCTCAGTTTCTGATTCGCATGCTGATTCTTCTTTCAGGCTTCATAACCAGCACCGACCCATCAACCCTTACCTGGGTATCATCGGGAAGGTGCATGTCAAAGGTTGCATATTTCTTTGCAACCCGGAGGGTACGATCACCGGCACGGATCTCTAACATCTGCCTCGTCTCCCCGCAGACAATACCGGTGATACCGGTCTGTGCGGGGTTCGTGGAGGCATACACCGTCACCGGTAACCCGATGAGTTCATGCCGGCAGATGTTTTGTGCGGTGATCATATCTGTTCCCTTATGTATGCCTGAAGAGAGAATCAGGCGTTGCGGCGCTTGTTCTGCTCAGTGCTGATCCGGGCAATTGTTCTCCGGATTTCACGGATGCGTCCCGCATTCTCGGGCGCGCCTCCAGCACTCACTTTTCCGTTATTCTCAACCAGTTCAAGCCTGAGCTTTGCAAGCTGCTCCTGGAGTTCCACATCACTGAAGTCAGCGACTTCTGCTGCACGAAAGATTGCCATAATCAGATCTCCTCCTGAACGGGGACATCCTCAGCTTCCTCGAGTTCAGCGTCAATCTCTGCACCAATGATATCCTCATCGATATCCTCGCCTTCGTATACCGGCTCTGCAGGAACCTCGGGTTGAGGTTCGAGCACTTCAAAGGTATCGGGGAGACGTGCTCCCGGCGGGATGATCTTGACCTGGACACCAATGGTTCCGAGCTTCTTTACTGCGAGAGCAAATCCATGCTCGACAATTGTCTCGGACGGTTCACCACAGTGCTTGACGTAGCCTTCGGTGAACTTCTGGACACGGGACCGTGCACCAGTTAGTTTCCCGGAGAGGACAACCTCACAGCCGAGTGCGCCGGATTCCATCACACGACGGAGAACACTGTTCCCTGCCTTGCGGAAATACCAGCCGCGCTCAAGTGAGTTGGCAAGTCTCTCTGCCATAATCTGTGCATTGAAACTTGGCTCGTCCACCTGCTGGACTTCAATCTGCGGAGACTCGATACCATAGTCATTCTGAAGGTCAGCGGTCAGCTGGCGTACAACCTTTCCGCCCTTACCGATGACAATACCGGGTTTTTCCGCATAGATGGTGATCTGGGTACCGAGTGGGGTCCTGATAATCTCCATGCCGCCGTAGCCTGCACGTTTCAGCTCTTTTACGAGGAAGTTCTCCACACGTGCTGCGCGGATTCCATCCTCTACAAATCTCTTCTCGATTCCCATATTCAGGCCTCCTTCACTGCAATCTCGATGTTGACGGATTCTGCGTATTTTGGTGTGGCACGCCCCATTGCACGGGGGAAAATGCCCTTCATTCTGCGGCCACGGGCGGCAGAGATGTGTGTAATTACGAGATTCTCGGTGTCAAGACCGATGTATTCTGCATTCTTCTCAACTGATTTGATCAGTTTGATGAAGTAGGAAGATGCCTTGACAGGATACCGACCGGCATCCCAGCCATTCAGACCGCGCTTGTGTGCAACATCTCTGTTGAACCGGCGGAAGGGCACTGCACGCTTCAGTGCGACAACATCCTCAAGGTATGCAATTGCATCCCCTGTCTTCATTCCTCTGACCTCACGGGCAATCTCAATGGAGTGCTTGGGGGAAATCGGAAGCTCGTTCGCTTTTGCACGGGCCGAGTCTGCCTCTGGTTTAATAGAATATGCTGTTCTTGCCATTTCCATCACTTCAGGGGTACGAATTTACTCGACCGGGTTGCACCGATACCGGCACTGCCGTGGCTCACGCGATGACGGGTGAGTGCAAACTCTCCCAGGTAGTGGAAGACCGCCTCAGGCTGAATCTCTACCGGGACAAAGTCCTTACCATCGTGAATCTCGATTGTCTTTCCAACCATCTCAGGGAGAATGATCATATCGCGGAGGTGAGTCCGGATACGCTCCTTGTCTTCCCGGATTTCCCGGAGCAGTTTATCATGTCCGGGGGAGAAGCCGCGGTTGACCCGGCGGCGAATCCGTGCAGGCATAAGAGGCAGGAGTTCGCTCATGCCCATCTGCTGCAGGTCCTCAATTTTGTAGCCGTGGTAGGTGAATTCCTCTTTCCGCCGCGGCAACCTTCTCTGTGTCTTTTTTGCCATATCTGATCACTCCCGCCTATTTCCTTCCGGTCCTCTTCGGGGCGATATGTCCTACTTTCCGTCCTGGTGATGTGCCACGGGAAACACTCTTTGGTCTGCCCACGTGCTGGTGTCCACCGCCACCGAACGGGTGGTCGATAACATTCATACAGACAGCCTTTGAGCGCGGCCACTTCTGTGCCTGTGACTTCATCTTGTGGTATTTCTTTCCTGCCTTGACAAACGGTTTTTCACCGCGTCCGCCACCGGCAACGATACCGACCGTTGCACGGCAGTCCGCATTGAACCACTTGTGCTTGCCGGAGGGCATCTTGATACCGACGCGGCCTTCGTCTTTGCCAATGACCTGTGCCTGAACACCGGATGCACGGATGAACTTGCCACCGTCATTTGGCCGTGCCTCGACATTACATACGTAGGCACCGACAGGGATTGAACCCAGAGGCAGGGTGTTTCCGTTCTTCACCGGAGCTTCAGGGCCCCATGCGACGCGGTCACCAATGCCCACACCTTCGGTGACGAGCATGTACATCTTCTTTTTGCCGTCATCAAGCTCGACCTTAGCAATCGGTGTGTGCCGTGCGGGGTCGTGCTCGATATCGATCACAACACCGCCGACAGTCTCACGGATACTGCCGGGATGCTTGAGTTCAGCCTTATACTTGTGTGACGGTGCACGGTATGTTGGGCCTCCACGGCCACGGTTCTGGGATATAATGCGTTTACCCATTCAAACCACCTCAGAGGATTCCCAGCCGTGAAAGAATCTCTTCACCGGCCTTACTGTCAGCAAATGTAACAGTGGCTTTCTTCTGACCCTTCATTGTCATCATGGTTGTAACAGATGTCACTTCGTGAGCAAACATCTCCTCAACTGCACGGGCAATCTTGGTCTTGTCTGCGTCGCGGCGGACAAGGAACTGAAGTTTGCCGTCAGTGTCGAGCATCATGGATGCCTTTTCTGAGACATACGGAGTTTTAATTGTCATCTCACATCATCTCCAGTTTCTTCAGTGCACCGGCAGTCCAGACGGTCAGGCGACCTGCGTGTGTACCGGGTGCGAGAAGCTCAGCGTTCAGTGCATCGACAGTGACAGTGTCCACACCGGCGAGGTTGGCTGCTGCACGCAGCGGTGCTTCACTGGTGACAATCAGCAGGCTCTTGCGCTGCTTGTACCGGCGGCCACGGGTCTTGCCACGGCCTGCACGCACTTTTTTGCTTGCTGCAGAGCGCTCCACATCGGAGTATACGCCGGCAACGGAGAGTGCGGCGACAACGTCCTTTGCGGTGGTGAGTCCCTCAAATGCGTCATCAAAGACAACGGGAACCGTGCCTTCATAGAGATGACCACGTGCAGAGATCAGTTCCTCGTTCATGGTTGCTGCAATTGCAGACCGGATGGCGAGGCGCTTTTCCTGTTTGTTCATCTTACGGACCAGCTTCTTCTCCACTTTAGGAGGATGAGCTGCGCGTCCACCGACTGACTGCGGGATACGTGCTGCACGTGATCCGTTCTTCAGACGCGGGAGCTGTGCAACACCACGGCCACTTCCCCAGGAGACTGCGGAGGTGTTCAGTCCTGCACGTGGACTGGTACCGTGTGGCTGGTAGCGCTCGCTCTGGAGTGCAAGAACAGCGTTTTTAATAAGATCCGGGCGGTAGCTTTCTTCAAAGACTGCAGGAAGCTCGATTTCTCCTGCTGAACCACCATCAATTGTTGTAATCTGTGCCTTCATTCAGTTCACCCCTGTTTGCTGGCAACGCTCACATACTGGATTGCCGGTACGCGCTCGACGTGTACGCTCTGCCTGATTGCAGGTCGCATTCTGATAAGACGCTTGCATGGACCAGGGACTGAGCCCTTGATTGCAACATATCTGCCCCTGACAAGACCATAGTTGGTAAATCCACCTGCGGGGTTAATTTCCTCACCGGATTCGCCGATCTTTAAGAGGCGCTTGTTGAACTCAGTACGCTGCTGGTATCCCATCTGACCCATCTGCGGGACCTGCCAC
Above is a window of Methanogenium organophilum DNA encoding:
- a CDS encoding 50S ribosomal protein L14, whose amino-acid sequence is MKAKQSRTPRAISTGSRLTCADNTGARQVEIVSVDRYHGVRRRQPKLGLGDMGTVTVKKGTPDMRKKLVKAVVIRQKKEIRRVSGLRLSFEDNAMVVVNERGEPKGTEIKGPVAREVAERFPKIGSMATIIV
- a CDS encoding 30S ribosomal protein S17, with the translated sequence MAKNTGLNVPIPEKECDDVNCPFHGTLPVRGQVITGKVVSDRMQGSVVVTRDYLHYVKKYKRYEKRSSNIHAHHPPCIDIRVGDMVKIAECRPLSKTKKFVVVEVMTE
- a CDS encoding ribonuclease P protein component 1, which codes for MITAQNICRHELIGLPVTVYASTNPAQTGITGIVCGETRQMLEIRAGDRTLRVAKKYATFDMHLPDDTQVRVDGSVLVMKPERRISMRIRN
- the rpmC gene encoding 50S ribosomal protein L29, with product MAIFRAAEVADFSDVELQEQLAKLRLELVENNGKVSAGGAPENAGRIREIRRTIARISTEQNKRRNA
- a CDS encoding 30S ribosomal protein S3, with product MGIEKRFVEDGIRAARVENFLVKELKRAGYGGMEIIRTPLGTQITIYAEKPGIVIGKGGKVVRQLTADLQNDYGIESPQIEVQQVDEPSFNAQIMAERLANSLERGWYFRKAGNSVLRRVMESGALGCEVVLSGKLTGARSRVQKFTEGYVKHCGEPSETIVEHGFALAVKKLGTIGVQVKIIPPGARLPDTFEVLEPQPEVPAEPVYEGEDIDEDIIGAEIDAELEEAEDVPVQEEI
- a CDS encoding 50S ribosomal protein L22, which produces MARTAYSIKPEADSARAKANELPISPKHSIEIAREVRGMKTGDAIAYLEDVVALKRAVPFRRFNRDVAHKRGLNGWDAGRYPVKASSYFIKLIKSVEKNAEYIGLDTENLVITHISAARGRRMKGIFPRAMGRATPKYAESVNIEIAVKEA
- a CDS encoding 30S ribosomal protein S19; the protein is MAKKTQRRLPRRKEEFTYHGYKIEDLQQMGMSELLPLMPARIRRRVNRGFSPGHDKLLREIREDKERIRTHLRDMIILPEMVGKTIEIHDGKDFVPVEIQPEAVFHYLGEFALTRHRVSHGSAGIGATRSSKFVPLK
- a CDS encoding 50S ribosomal protein L2, which encodes MGKRIISQNRGRGGPTYRAPSHKYKAELKHPGSIRETVGGVVIDIEHDPARHTPIAKVELDDGKKKMYMLVTEGVGIGDRVAWGPEAPVKNGNTLPLGSIPVGAYVCNVEARPNDGGKFIRASGVQAQVIGKDEGRVGIKMPSGKHKWFNADCRATVGIVAGGGRGEKPFVKAGKKYHKMKSQAQKWPRSKAVCMNVIDHPFGGGGHQHVGRPKSVSRGTSPGRKVGHIAPKRTGRK
- a CDS encoding 50S ribosomal protein L23, with product MTIKTPYVSEKASMMLDTDGKLQFLVRRDADKTKIARAVEEMFAHEVTSVTTMMTMKGQKKATVTFADSKAGEEILSRLGIL
- the rpl4p gene encoding 50S ribosomal protein L4, yielding MKAQITTIDGGSAGEIELPAVFEESYRPDLIKNAVLALQSERYQPHGTSPRAGLNTSAVSWGSGRGVAQLPRLKNGSRAARIPQSVGGRAAHPPKVEKKLVRKMNKQEKRLAIRSAIAATMNEELISARGHLYEGTVPVVFDDAFEGLTTAKDVVAALSVAGVYSDVERSAASKKVRAGRGKTRGRRYKQRKSLLIVTSEAPLRAAANLAGVDTVTVDALNAELLAPGTHAGRLTVWTAGALKKLEMM